In the genome of Salinirussus salinus, one region contains:
- a CDS encoding acetamidase/formamidase family protein: MSRQVVSYDDDGHVYEFGPEMEPVYTAADGESLTVETIDSLNKEIQTDDDLLDAIPEEVNAATGPIAVEGAEPGDVLKVEIEDVRVNEDRGRVITAPGFGLLQDDEEIDHPATEITAVDGDTLDFDGIDVPIDPVIGTIGVATAEETISTLTPHDHGGNLDTTDMTGGTTAYFPVFQEGAMLAMGDSKAAMADGEMCGTGAEIGTDIDITVSVVSDPEVGIDRPVVDTGEAVKSVASADTMEEAVELANRDVLALLQADHGMSKTEAYLFSSLVGGLEISQVVDPLVTARNAVPAEYLSVPY, translated from the coding sequence ATGTCACGCCAGGTCGTTTCCTACGACGACGACGGACACGTGTACGAGTTCGGGCCGGAGATGGAACCCGTCTACACCGCCGCCGACGGGGAGTCGCTCACGGTCGAGACGATAGACAGCCTCAACAAGGAGATCCAGACCGACGACGACCTGCTCGACGCGATCCCCGAGGAGGTAAACGCCGCCACCGGCCCCATCGCCGTCGAGGGGGCCGAGCCCGGCGACGTCCTGAAAGTCGAGATCGAGGACGTCCGGGTCAACGAGGACCGCGGCCGGGTGATAACGGCCCCGGGCTTCGGCCTCCTGCAGGACGACGAGGAGATCGACCACCCTGCCACCGAGATCACGGCAGTCGACGGCGACACCCTCGACTTCGACGGGATCGACGTCCCCATCGACCCGGTGATCGGGACCATCGGGGTCGCCACTGCCGAGGAGACCATCTCGACGCTGACTCCCCACGACCACGGCGGGAACCTCGACACCACCGACATGACCGGCGGCACGACCGCCTACTTCCCGGTCTTCCAGGAGGGCGCCATGCTGGCGATGGGCGACTCCAAGGCCGCCATGGCCGACGGGGAGATGTGTGGCACCGGCGCCGAGATCGGGACCGACATCGACATCACGGTCTCCGTGGTCTCGGACCCCGAGGTGGGGATCGACCGCCCGGTCGTCGACACCGGCGAGGCCGTCAAGTCCGTCGCTAGCGCCGACACGATGGAGGAGGCCGTCGAACTCGCCAACCGGGACGTCCTGGCGCTTCTTCAAGCGGACCACGGCATGTCCAAGACCGAGGCCTACCTGTTCTCGAGTCTCGTGGGCGGTCTGGAGATAAGCCAGGTCGTCGACCCGCTGGTGACCGCCAGAAACGCCGTCCCTGCCGAGTACCTCTCGGTGCCGTACTGA